A window from Candidatus Methylomirabilota bacterium encodes these proteins:
- a CDS encoding menaquinone biosynthesis protein → MKPSLGKVAYINCEPVYYGIEQGAIPVECRIVDGTPAELNRMLQAGDLDLSVISAIEYARHADRYLLLQDLAIGSDGPAESVLFLSRVKLSDLDGRPVYLSRDSLTSVFLLKLLLAKAYGIRPRFLPAKVETIDSLPEDVAGVLMIGDPALRARGQLPFTLDLGQGWKRLTGLPFVFAVWAVRRDFYRDHREEIHRLHRALLSSKRYSLARLDEICATVCQRVGLDRDACAIYLKERLSFDLTPRHLDGLHRFFTLLEAEGELASTPALEFIDAM, encoded by the coding sequence GTGAAACCGTCATTAGGGAAGGTAGCCTATATCAATTGTGAGCCGGTGTATTACGGGATCGAGCAGGGCGCGATTCCGGTCGAATGCCGGATCGTTGACGGGACGCCTGCCGAGTTGAACCGTATGCTCCAGGCGGGGGATCTTGATCTGTCGGTTATCTCCGCCATCGAGTATGCGCGCCATGCGGACAGGTATCTGCTCCTTCAGGACCTGGCGATCGGCTCGGATGGCCCGGCGGAAAGTGTCTTGTTTTTGAGTCGGGTAAAGCTATCCGACCTGGATGGGAGACCGGTCTACCTGAGCAGGGATTCCCTTACATCGGTCTTCCTGTTGAAGCTTCTACTCGCGAAGGCGTACGGGATAAGACCGCGGTTTCTACCTGCTAAGGTGGAGACGATCGATTCGCTTCCGGAGGATGTCGCCGGGGTCTTGATGATCGGCGATCCGGCGCTCCGGGCAAGGGGACAACTCCCCTTCACTCTTGATTTGGGCCAGGGATGGAAGAGATTGACGGGTCTGCCGTTTGTCTTTGCCGTCTGGGCGGTGCGCCGGGACTTCTATCGCGATCATCGGGAAGAGATCCATCGGCTTCATCGCGCCCTGCTCAGTTCCAAGCGCTACAGCCTCGCTCGACTTGATGAGATCTGCGCGACAGTCTGTCAACGGGTTGGGCTGGACCGAGACGCCTGCGCAATCTATCTGAAGGAGCGCCTCTCCTTCGACCTGACCCCACGACATCTCGACGGGCTCCACCGTTTTTTCACGCTGTTAGAGGCGGAAGGCGAACTCGCATCCACGCCTGCATTGGAGTTTATTGATGCCATGTAG
- a CDS encoding zinc ribbon domain-containing protein produces the protein MPIYEYECEVCHHRFEVIQKISDKPIKKCVLCQGKVYKVLSAPGLLFKGSGWYVTDYANPERKRAVEAEKKAASADGRSTKAEGKESKKSGTH, from the coding sequence GTGCCGATTTACGAATACGAGTGCGAAGTCTGTCATCACAGGTTCGAGGTAATCCAAAAGATCTCGGATAAGCCGATTAAAAAGTGCGTGTTATGCCAGGGAAAAGTCTATAAAGTTCTCTCCGCCCCCGGGCTGCTCTTTAAGGGATCGGGGTGGTACGTGACTGATTATGCCAACCCCGAGCGAAAAAGGGCCGTCGAAGCGGAGAAGAAAGCGGCCTCGGCCGATGGCAGAAGCACGAAGGCTGAGGGCAAGGAGTCGAAGAAGAGCGGGACTCATTAG
- a CDS encoding TVP38/TMEM64 family protein, whose translation MKKTVIIAAVLVVVAGLASVYALLNDWLDLRGYWEWIELFLNEQNLARYVKQAGPWGPLVFIGLQALQVIVAPIPGEATGVIGGYLFGTLPGLIYSSIGLTIGSCLAFGLGRWLGHRFAHWFVTAETYEMFFFLTRTQGKLITFLLFLIPGFPKDFLCYILGASPLPFSAFFLLSTVGRIPGTWLLSMQGGQVRTAHYGSFLTLVFLLSGALLLLYLYREPLFRWIKLDHYRRQRRKRDMARDQEVG comes from the coding sequence ATGAAGAAAACTGTGATCATTGCCGCGGTCCTCGTGGTCGTGGCCGGCTTGGCATCCGTCTATGCTCTGCTCAACGATTGGCTCGATCTGCGAGGGTACTGGGAGTGGATTGAGCTCTTCCTCAATGAACAGAATTTAGCCCGGTACGTCAAACAGGCCGGACCGTGGGGACCTCTCGTGTTCATCGGACTCCAGGCCCTCCAGGTCATTGTCGCGCCGATCCCCGGTGAGGCGACGGGCGTCATCGGCGGATATCTCTTCGGGACGCTACCTGGTCTCATCTATTCCTCGATCGGCCTGACCATCGGCTCCTGCCTCGCCTTCGGACTAGGTCGTTGGCTGGGCCACCGTTTCGCTCACTGGTTCGTCACAGCCGAGACGTACGAAATGTTCTTCTTCCTCACGCGGACCCAGGGTAAGTTGATCACCTTCCTCCTCTTTCTTATCCCCGGCTTCCCGAAAGACTTCTTGTGCTACATCCTTGGTGCCAGCCCCCTGCCGTTTAGCGCGTTCTTCCTGCTGAGCACCGTGGGCCGTATCCCCGGTACCTGGCTCCTTTCTATGCAGGGAGGACAGGTCCGCACCGCTCACTACGGCAGTTTCCTTACCCTTGTTTTCCTCCTGTCCGGGGCGCTCCTGCTGCTCTATCTGTATCGGGAGCCGCTCTTCAGATGGATCAAACTCGATCATTATCGGCGGCAGCGGCGGAAGCGAGACATGGCGAGGGACCAGGAAGTCGGATGA